The region GATATTGCATAAGAGTAAAGGATAAGGATAGAGTAAAAGAAGATAAATATGAAATTGAGCTAAAAAAAATTGCAGACTGGATTGAGGAAGGGATGTGAGAAGAGTGTTATTCTATACATGGAAAGATGTAGAGCGACATTTGTTTTTAAACCGGGATAGATGGGATAAAGATATTTTGGATGCAGAAATTTATTCTTCTGATATTTATATTTATGTAAAATCTTTAGATAATATAAATAGAGTTGGAGAAAATCTGGCAGATATTTTTGAGTATAAATATATTCATAAAGATCAGAAACTTTATCTTGAATTGGGAAAAGAAGCATATTTAACAGTAACATATGAGATTGGGGAAGAAACAGAACATGACAAGCAGATAGTGCCATTATTTAGAAATGTATTATATAAGAAATCTGCCTATTATGAGGATATGATTCAAGAAAGTCTTCCGGGGTGTCCAGTTATAGCATTTCATTCATATAAAGGAGGAGTAGGTAGGACTTTATCACTTCTTGCTTTTGTAAAAGCATGGTCAGCACTTTCAGATGTTAAAGAGGCCAGCAGACTTTTAATTGTGGATTCAGATATAGAAGCCCCGGGAATTACTTGGCTTACGGCCAAGGATGGGCAGTGTTCTTTTAGCTATTTGGATTTATTGGAAATAACACAGGGAATGGATAGCATCGAAGAGATAGTTGGATTAGTGGCAGATAAAGTAAGCGAGATGACTTTTCAGGTTGAGACAGATGTTAAAGTTGTTGAACATTTTGTTTTACCTACTTATCGATATATCGAACAGTTATTGGATATGTATGCCAGTCCGGAGAGTATAGTTAACAGTTATAATAAGAAGTTTATTTTGGCAGAGATTTTGTCAATGTTAGGAAAAAGGTTGAATGTATCAGCTGTACTGGTTGATTTAAGAGCTGGCGTAAGCGAATTTTCAGCTCCGCTATTATTCGATCCCAGGGTGAAAAAATATTTGGTAACATCTACATCGTATCAGTCGGTTAAGGGAACAGAATTATTGATACAAGAGTTAAATAAAGGTCTGCCTATAAAGGAGAGTACACTAATTCCTGAGATTTTTATGACAATGATTCCAGATGGATTACAAACTTTGGATATTGTTAGTGGATTGGTCTCCTTATATGACGAGGTCGACGAGAAGGAAGAATCCCTAATTGATAATCTTGTAACTGAACTTCCATTTGCTAGTGAGTTGTTGCATCTAGGTTCCTTAAGACAGATCATCAAAAATTTAGATGGATGTGCATTTTATAAAAATATTTATTCGCTAGTCAAGGATAATTATGTTGTCCAGAAAGAAAAGAAAATATCAACATCGGTTAATAGAAGAGATGAAGTAATAAGAAAGATTAATCGATTAGCAGATACTCAAATAAATGCAGAAGGGAATGTTGAATTTAACATACTAATGACAGCTCCTATTAATAATTTAATAAAAAAATTTAGGATAAATATTCCTCATACAATTATTATGGGAGCCAAAGGATCAGGTAAGACATTTTTATATAGAGAAATGTTGAGAAATAAATATTGGGAAACTTTTATAGTGAAAATGGAAAACAACAAAGAGATAAAAGAACCAAGGACATTTTTCGTTCCTGTCTTAGCATCTTCTAATGCCAGTGGTTTTAAGGATATACTACAAGCAGCTATTAAAAAGTATAATGCATGTGGAGCTAACGGAAATATCAGTAACTCTGTTTGGCTGGATAATAGCAATAAAATTAAAACTTTTAATAGAAATGAGCATGATTCTTTAGAGTGGTTAGATTTTTGGAAACAAATAATGCTAGAGACATTGGGAGGGGGATTTGATTCTTTAGAATCATTAGAAAACGTTTTAGGAGAATGTGCTCAAAGGGTGGTTTTTTTATTTGATGGTTTAGAGGAAATTTTTATTCAAACATTATCATCCAAGACAGAAAAAAACGCTATTTTAGGTCTCTGCCAGGATATGTTAAATGAATGGAAAGTGAAATATAAAAATATTGGTGCAATAATATTTTTGAGAAAAGATTTGGCTAGAGATTCAATAGAGGTTAATTTTGAACAATTTAATACGCTTTATAATTCAGTAGAACTAAGATGGTCCAGGACGGAAGCATTGAGATTGGTAGTCTGGCTTGTAAATCAAGCGGTCCCGGGATTTTACCAAGAAGAGGTTGCTGTTGAGGTAGCGTCTCAAGAATTGATTGAAAGGAATCTTACTAAGCTATGGGGAGTGAAGCTGGGGAAAATAACATCAAATGAAGCATATTCATCAAGATGGATTTTGGCAGCATTATCAGATTTTAATGGACAATTACAGGCTCGTGATATCATTAGGTTTTTACAATATGCGACCGAAGATGCAGGACGGCCAATATATGAGGATCGCTATATTATGCCAGCAGAAATAAAAAAGGCAGTCCCAAATTGCTCTAATAAAAAATTAAATGAGGTTATACAGGAAATCGCTGCTCTTAAACCAATTTTCACTAAATTGGAAAGTCTTCCGGAAGAAAAAAGAATACTTCCATTTCATAGTGATACTTTTGAATTAACAGCAACGGATGAAAAGCTAATGAAACAGGAGGGATATTTGAAAATTGATAATGATAAATATTACCTTCCAGAGATAATTAGACATGCATTAAAGTTTAAATATGAAAGGGGAGCGAGGCCTAAAGTATTATCGCTGTTATTAAGTAAATAGAATATCCGGTGATATATTTGTCATAATAGTGGTTACCATAGTGGTCTAAACACCCCGCTTGTAATACCGCCTTTTTTCTGGTAGAATGACTCTGAGTAAGAAATACCAACAACAAAGGAGAACGGATATGTCTGACTGTAGGAAGTATGTGGATTATATAATGGAGCAGGCCAAGAATCTGCTGGCCATTGACAGTCCTTCCGGTTATGGCAGGGAAGTCACGGAGTACCTGTTAAAGGAATTGGAAGCATTGGGGATGCCGGCCAGGCGCACGGTAAAGGGAGGAGTCATCGCCGATTTCGGAGGCAGGAATAAGGAAGACGGAATCCTGCTGGAGGCCCACTGTGATACCCTGGGCGGCATGGTTGCCCAGATTAAGGAAAACGGCAGGCTGAAGCTGACCAATATAGGAGGCATGAAGCCGGCTAATGCCGAGGCTGAGAATGTTCGGATTATCACCAAGGCGGACGGAATCTATGAGGGAACCTGCCAGCTGGTGGATGCTTCCGTACATGTAAACGGCAGCTATGAGAAGACCGAGCGCACATGGGATACGGTGGAGGTGCTGGTGGACGAGGATGTTAAGTGCAGGGAAGACGCGGTGAAACTTGGCATTATGCCTGGCGATTATGTGTGCTTTGAACCCAGGACAAGGATTACCTCATCCGGTTATATCAAGAGCCGTTTTCTGGATGATAAGCTGTCCGCAGCCATTTTGATGGGATATGCCAAATATATTAAGGATGAGTCCGTGAACCCTGAGCGCCGGGTATATGCCCATTTTACTATCTATGAGGAAGTGGGACACGGCGGCGCTGCTTCTGTTCCGGAGGGCGTGACCGAAGCCTGGTCCGTGGACATGGGCTGTGTGGGAGAGGGCCTTCAGTGTACGGAGCGTGAGGTATCCATCTGTGCAAAGGACAGCGGCGGCCCCTATAACTGCGATATCGTGTGCCGTCTGGTAGAGCTGGCAAAGGAGCATGGAATCGGCTATGTCGTGGATGTGTATCCGCATTACGGTTCTGATGTTGAGACTACCCTGAAAGCAGGCCATGACGTGCGCCATGCCCTGATTGGGCCGGGCGTCTACGCATCCCATGGATATGAGAGAAGCCATAGGGATGGCGCAGAGAATACGTTCAGGCTGATTCAGGCATATATCGGGTAAGTCTGGGAAAATATTATATAATAACCTAAATATCGCCTGCCGGCATGAGAACGGTGCGGCGATATTTTTTGTGCTGTAAAAGGCATGGCACATAGGTATGTCCTAATATTCATATATTAATGATAGGGGAGTACCCTGATACAGGAAGGAGGGGATTGGATTTTGTGAATAAACGCGTCATATGGGCGGCCCTCACCGGGCTCATGGTGCCTTATGTAGGAACCCTTGCATGGACAGGCACGATCCGGGGAGAGGAACTGCGCTATGAGCAGCAGAAGGAGGTATCCGGCAGGCGGCGGATTCTTTTGGACCGGACCGGCGGCTCCTACTATATGGATATGGAGGAATACCTGCCCGGAGTCATTGCCAGGCAGGCGCCGGTGGAGTACGAGCCGGAAGCACTGAAAGCCCAGGCCATCATTGCCAGGACATACATATGCAGGCAGATGGAGGGCGCCGGGGATGAGGAAGAGATAGCGGAATCCGCCCTGGATATGGATTATCTGGAGGCGGACCAGTTAAAAAAGCTGTGGGGTTCCAGCCAGTTCCCGGAATATTACAAAAAACTGGAGGACGCGGTAAAGGCCACCTCCGGTATTGTCATGACCTACGAGGGAAAATGTATTGATCCCATGTATTGCAGGGCCACGGCCGGCATGACGAGACAGGGGGATTTTACCCATCCCTATCTTCAGACCGTGGACTGTCCCGGGGATGTGGAGGCAGAGGGATACATGCAGATGCTTTCCTTTTCCAGGGAATCGTTTGTGTCGGATATCAACGGCATTCCAGCCGGGGAATCCGGCCCCAGGACCGTTGAGGCATCTCAGGTGCCGGACACCATACAGATTGTGTCCAGGGACGATGCCGGGTATGTGGATACCGTACAGATTGGCAGTGCCGGCTACACAGGAGAGGAGGTGCAGTATGCCCTGGGCCTGGCTTCCTCCTGCTTTGTGCTGGAGCCCTATGAGGACGGAATCAGGGCGGTGGTGAAGGGAATTGGGCACGGCTACGGGCTGAGCCAGGCCACTGCCAATGAGAAAGCAAAGGAGGGATGGAAGGCCGAAGATATCCTTGGATATTTTTATAAAAATATTGCTTTCATTTCTGAATAAGTAGCCTTGGTTTGGTAAGAATAGTACCGAGGTGATAAACGTGAAAGAGAAAGTAAACCAGATGTTCAAGGATAAGCTGTTTCTTGTCATGCTAGTGTTAGGCCTGCTGACTATAGTAGCCGCAGCAGGAGTGATTACCGTACAAAGAGGAAAAGGTAATGAGACCAATCCATACCTTGAAGTGCCCCAGCCCGAAATGATTGCCCAGGAGACCGCACCGGAAATGCCGCAGGTGGCAGGTGCCTCTGATGCGGCAAAAGAGACACAAAAGAGCGAGCCGGCTCCTACCAAGGCGGCCGTGGCCCAGAACGCCAACCAGGGAAATGACCTGGCGGCGGAAGCTGGAGCGGGAAAAGATGCGGCCGATGCGCTGGTGCTGAATTTTACAGATACCAGCAAGATGGAGTGGCCCGTAAAGGGAAATGTGCTTTTGGACTACAGCATGGACCAGACCATTTATTTCCCCACCCTGGACCAGTACAAATGCAATCCCGGACTGGTGATACAGTCTGATGTGAGCACTCCGGTGGG is a window of Enterocloster clostridioformis DNA encoding:
- a CDS encoding KGGVGR-motif variant AAA ATPase, yielding MRRVLFYTWKDVERHLFLNRDRWDKDILDAEIYSSDIYIYVKSLDNINRVGENLADIFEYKYIHKDQKLYLELGKEAYLTVTYEIGEETEHDKQIVPLFRNVLYKKSAYYEDMIQESLPGCPVIAFHSYKGGVGRTLSLLAFVKAWSALSDVKEASRLLIVDSDIEAPGITWLTAKDGQCSFSYLDLLEITQGMDSIEEIVGLVADKVSEMTFQVETDVKVVEHFVLPTYRYIEQLLDMYASPESIVNSYNKKFILAEILSMLGKRLNVSAVLVDLRAGVSEFSAPLLFDPRVKKYLVTSTSYQSVKGTELLIQELNKGLPIKESTLIPEIFMTMIPDGLQTLDIVSGLVSLYDEVDEKEESLIDNLVTELPFASELLHLGSLRQIIKNLDGCAFYKNIYSLVKDNYVVQKEKKISTSVNRRDEVIRKINRLADTQINAEGNVEFNILMTAPINNLIKKFRINIPHTIIMGAKGSGKTFLYREMLRNKYWETFIVKMENNKEIKEPRTFFVPVLASSNASGFKDILQAAIKKYNACGANGNISNSVWLDNSNKIKTFNRNEHDSLEWLDFWKQIMLETLGGGFDSLESLENVLGECAQRVVFLFDGLEEIFIQTLSSKTEKNAILGLCQDMLNEWKVKYKNIGAIIFLRKDLARDSIEVNFEQFNTLYNSVELRWSRTEALRLVVWLVNQAVPGFYQEEVAVEVASQELIERNLTKLWGVKLGKITSNEAYSSRWILAALSDFNGQLQARDIIRFLQYATEDAGRPIYEDRYIMPAEIKKAVPNCSNKKLNEVIQEIAALKPIFTKLESLPEEKRILPFHSDTFELTATDEKLMKQEGYLKIDNDKYYLPEIIRHALKFKYERGARPKVLSLLLSK
- a CDS encoding M42 family metallopeptidase gives rise to the protein MSDCRKYVDYIMEQAKNLLAIDSPSGYGREVTEYLLKELEALGMPARRTVKGGVIADFGGRNKEDGILLEAHCDTLGGMVAQIKENGRLKLTNIGGMKPANAEAENVRIITKADGIYEGTCQLVDASVHVNGSYEKTERTWDTVEVLVDEDVKCREDAVKLGIMPGDYVCFEPRTRITSSGYIKSRFLDDKLSAAILMGYAKYIKDESVNPERRVYAHFTIYEEVGHGGAASVPEGVTEAWSVDMGCVGEGLQCTEREVSICAKDSGGPYNCDIVCRLVELAKEHGIGYVVDVYPHYGSDVETTLKAGHDVRHALIGPGVYASHGYERSHRDGAENTFRLIQAYIG
- a CDS encoding SpoIID/LytB domain-containing protein codes for the protein MNKRVIWAALTGLMVPYVGTLAWTGTIRGEELRYEQQKEVSGRRRILLDRTGGSYYMDMEEYLPGVIARQAPVEYEPEALKAQAIIARTYICRQMEGAGDEEEIAESALDMDYLEADQLKKLWGSSQFPEYYKKLEDAVKATSGIVMTYEGKCIDPMYCRATAGMTRQGDFTHPYLQTVDCPGDVEAEGYMQMLSFSRESFVSDINGIPAGESGPRTVEASQVPDTIQIVSRDDAGYVDTVQIGSAGYTGEEVQYALGLASSCFVLEPYEDGIRAVVKGIGHGYGLSQATANEKAKEGWKAEDILGYFYKNIAFISE
- a CDS encoding peptidoglycan DD-metalloendopeptidase family protein, which encodes MKEKVNQMFKDKLFLVMLVLGLLTIVAAAGVITVQRGKGNETNPYLEVPQPEMIAQETAPEMPQVAGASDAAKETQKSEPAPTKAAVAQNANQGNDLAAEAGAGKDAADALVLNFTDTSKMEWPVKGNVLLDYSMDQTIYFPTLDQYKCNPGLVIQSDVSTPVGAPANARILEVGSNEEIGNYVVMDLGNEYTATCGQLKEVCAAEGEYLKKGQTLGYVSEPTKYYSVEGVNVFFELKHQDKTVDPLDYME